A window from uncultured Desulfobacter sp. encodes these proteins:
- the tyrS gene encoding tyrosine--tRNA ligase, which yields MSVLSILKERGFIDATTHTQELEDYLENNRATCYIGFDPTASSLHVGSLVCIMALAHMQREGHRPIGLVGGGTGLIGDPSGKTELRKVLTQEQIDENKAGIRKQLSRFIDFSEDKALMLDNAAWLTQLEYISFLRDIGRHFSINKMIKAESVKSRMESEDGLTFIEFNYMLLQAYDFMELAKTYGCLLQMGGSDQWGNIVAGIDLVRRTLGKQAFGITFPLITTASGIKMGKTHKGAVWLDPERFSPYEYYQFWVNTDDLDVARFLALFTFIPMEEIDLVKKLTGADLNKAKTILAYEATKIAHGEDEAQKSLKAAAAMFGSFDVPSDLLPSASIPRGTLAGGMDESVPTSTLNKTDVVDKMFVVDLFCEAGLCKSKSDARRLVQQGGAYINDERLGTFEQVVVPDDVNDCEIMLRAGKKKYHKIILK from the coding sequence ATGAGTGTTTTATCTATTTTAAAAGAACGTGGATTTATTGACGCAACTACCCATACCCAGGAGTTGGAAGACTATCTGGAAAATAATAGAGCTACCTGCTATATCGGTTTTGATCCAACCGCGTCAAGTCTGCATGTCGGAAGCCTGGTGTGTATCATGGCGTTGGCTCACATGCAGCGAGAGGGCCATAGGCCCATTGGTCTTGTCGGCGGCGGCACCGGGCTTATTGGAGATCCCTCGGGTAAAACGGAATTGCGTAAGGTGCTTACCCAGGAGCAGATTGATGAAAATAAAGCCGGCATCCGCAAGCAATTGTCCAGGTTTATAGATTTTTCTGAAGATAAGGCGTTGATGCTTGATAATGCTGCCTGGCTTACCCAATTGGAGTACATTTCTTTTTTAAGGGATATCGGCAGGCATTTTTCCATTAACAAGATGATTAAAGCCGAAAGCGTGAAGTCCAGAATGGAATCAGAAGATGGCCTGACCTTTATTGAGTTTAACTATATGTTACTCCAGGCTTATGATTTCATGGAACTTGCTAAAACCTATGGCTGTCTGCTTCAAATGGGTGGAAGTGATCAATGGGGTAACATTGTGGCAGGAATTGATCTTGTACGGCGTACTCTTGGTAAGCAAGCCTTTGGAATCACATTTCCTTTGATAACCACTGCCTCGGGTATAAAAATGGGTAAAACCCATAAGGGTGCTGTCTGGCTGGACCCTGAACGGTTTTCCCCCTATGAATATTACCAGTTCTGGGTAAATACCGATGATTTGGATGTGGCAAGATTTTTGGCGCTGTTTACCTTTATCCCCATGGAAGAGATCGATTTAGTCAAGAAACTGACTGGTGCGGATTTAAATAAAGCCAAAACCATTCTTGCGTATGAAGCAACTAAGATTGCCCACGGAGAAGATGAGGCCCAAAAATCCCTTAAAGCTGCTGCGGCCATGTTTGGGTCATTTGATGTGCCATCTGATCTTCTGCCTTCGGCAAGTATTCCTAGAGGAACGCTTGCTGGCGGTATGGACGAATCTGTACCCACCAGCACCTTGAATAAAACGGATGTGGTGGATAAAATGTTTGTGGTTGATCTGTTTTGTGAGGCTGGGCTATGTAAATCTAAATCTGATGCTCGTCGTCTCGTTCAACAGGGTGGGGCCTATATCAATGATGAAAGGCTTGGAACGTTCGAACAAGTCGTGGTTCCAGATGACGTAAACGACTGCGAAATCATGCTTCGGGCCGGCAAAAAAAAATATCACAAAATAATTTTAAAATAG
- the rny gene encoding ribonuclease Y — protein MSFTMMLAFMLVLLAVGAVILYVIKMKVDQERLDFQEEQRVAMEQAAKKAETLLREAKLEARSRLLEMKSTFDAETEETRGELKKEERRLSKKSEKLDKIEDQCIKREKYIERTEKAVAEKLEYLTQKEESYGQLLEETKKELEKVSGMTLEQAKELLLKTMEDEARHEGAKMVKKITTEVRENADKEAKKILSTAIQRYAGDYVAERTVSVVNLPGDEMKGRIIGREGRNIRALEAATGIDLIIDDTPEAVILSGFNPVRREVARLSLERLISDGRIHPARIEDVVARATEEVDLAIKEAGEQAAFDLGVHGIDPELIKVLGKLKFRTSYAQNVLQHSVEVAFLAGIIAAELGLDIKLAKRMGLLHDIGKAVDHEVDGAHAIIGAKLAKKYGENDSVVNAIAAHHEDQMPESVYDFIVQSADALSGARPGARKESLENYVKRLEDLENIANGFEGVVNTYAIQAGREIRVITESEKITDESAMLLSKDIARQIEENLTFPGQVKVVVIRETRAVEYTRK, from the coding sequence ATGAGTTTTACAATGATGCTTGCATTCATGCTGGTGCTGCTTGCTGTTGGTGCGGTCATTTTATATGTGATAAAAATGAAAGTGGACCAGGAGAGACTTGATTTCCAAGAAGAGCAACGTGTTGCCATGGAACAAGCGGCCAAAAAAGCTGAAACTCTGCTGAGAGAAGCCAAATTGGAGGCGCGCTCACGCCTGTTGGAAATGAAGAGTACATTTGACGCCGAGACCGAAGAGACCCGGGGCGAATTAAAAAAAGAGGAACGAAGGCTTTCTAAAAAAAGTGAAAAACTCGATAAAATTGAAGATCAATGTATTAAAAGAGAAAAATACATAGAGAGAACTGAAAAGGCTGTTGCAGAAAAACTTGAATATCTGACCCAAAAAGAGGAATCGTATGGTCAACTTCTTGAGGAGACTAAAAAAGAGCTTGAAAAAGTTTCCGGGATGACCCTTGAACAGGCAAAAGAACTGCTGTTGAAAACCATGGAGGATGAAGCCAGGCATGAAGGTGCCAAAATGGTTAAAAAAATCACCACCGAGGTTAGGGAAAACGCCGATAAAGAGGCAAAAAAGATTCTATCAACTGCCATCCAGCGTTATGCAGGTGATTATGTGGCCGAGCGCACCGTCTCGGTGGTAAATTTGCCTGGAGATGAAATGAAGGGGCGAATTATCGGAAGAGAGGGTCGCAATATCCGGGCATTGGAAGCCGCAACCGGAATAGACCTGATTATCGACGATACCCCGGAAGCTGTTATCTTGTCAGGATTCAATCCTGTCAGGCGTGAGGTGGCAAGACTCTCCCTTGAAAGATTGATTTCAGATGGAAGAATTCATCCTGCCCGTATTGAGGATGTCGTGGCGCGTGCAACCGAAGAGGTTGATCTGGCTATTAAAGAAGCAGGCGAGCAGGCGGCGTTTGATCTGGGTGTGCATGGCATTGATCCGGAACTGATCAAGGTTCTTGGTAAATTGAAATTTCGAACCTCCTATGCCCAGAACGTTTTGCAGCATTCTGTTGAAGTGGCATTTTTGGCCGGTATTATCGCTGCTGAACTGGGTTTGGACATCAAACTTGCAAAGCGCATGGGGTTGCTGCACGATATCGGCAAGGCCGTGGACCACGAAGTGGATGGGGCACATGCCATCATTGGTGCTAAGCTTGCCAAGAAATATGGTGAAAATGATAGTGTTGTCAATGCGATTGCAGCACATCATGAAGATCAGATGCCCGAAAGTGTATATGATTTTATCGTGCAATCTGCGGATGCCCTTTCCGGAGCCAGGCCTGGTGCCAGAAAAGAGAGTCTTGAGAATTACGTTAAACGTCTGGAAGATCTAGAAAATATTGCAAATGGGTTTGAAGGCGTGGTAAATACCTACGCAATTCAGGCTGGCCGTGAAATTCGGGTCATCACTGAAAGTGAAAAAATTACGGACGAAAGTGCAATGCTGCTGTCAAAAGATATTGCCCGCCAGATTGAAGAGAATCTGACATTTCCGGGCCAGGTTAAGGTTGTTGTCATTCGGGAAACTAGAGCGGTTGAATATACCAGGAAATGA
- a CDS encoding cell division protein ZapA, protein MDEIVKIELFGEEFNFKPDKDQTDDPVKIAAHVKQYIDEAESLFQNKTSSKNRMAILLLAAMNLSKDYHELQMKYFDLEKDIENRVSSLLKKIDQTMK, encoded by the coding sequence TTGGATGAAATCGTTAAAATTGAGCTTTTCGGGGAAGAATTTAATTTCAAACCGGATAAAGATCAAACAGATGATCCTGTAAAGATTGCAGCCCACGTTAAACAATATATAGATGAAGCAGAGAGTCTTTTTCAGAATAAAACCAGCAGTAAGAACCGGATGGCGATTTTGCTTCTTGCAGCCATGAATTTATCCAAAGATTACCATGAACTGCAGATGAAGTATTTTGACCTTGAAAAAGACATAGAAAACAGAGTTTCATCCTTATTAAAGAAAATAGACCAAACGATGAAATAA
- the zapB gene encoding cell division protein ZapB: protein MNNEDIAAKFDDINIHVDFLIESCQTLQKENKELSVKVRELEEQLEQKTQKEDVYVGRESMISEKISGLLSKLDGFSETVS from the coding sequence TTGAATAACGAGGATATAGCAGCTAAGTTTGATGACATTAACATCCATGTGGATTTTTTAATAGAATCTTGTCAGACTCTTCAAAAAGAGAATAAAGAGCTTTCTGTAAAAGTAAGGGAGCTTGAAGAACAGTTGGAACAGAAAACACAAAAAGAAGATGTCTATGTCGGCCGGGAGTCCATGATAAGTGAAAAAATTAGCGGGCTTCTTTCCAAACTGGATGGTTTCTCTGAAACCGTATCCTGA
- a CDS encoding NTP transferase domain-containing protein, with protein sequence MNKIAIIILAAGKGSRMKSDLPKVLHKVAGESMVNHVIKAAKQVASGHIHVVVGHQAEKVQEAIQGKHIVHFAFQTELLGTGDAVRTALPDVDDCVQHVLVLCGDVPLIKTDTIGDLVSLHSNQKADLTVLAAKVNDPTGYGRIIQGSDGQLLAIREEADATGLEKRIDIVNSGIFCFKKQFLESGLGQIKNNNSQGEYYLTDLVEVAVLNKAKTCVKIIDDAEQVMGVNTIAQLNRINKAFPGVSHELS encoded by the coding sequence ATGAACAAGATTGCAATTATCATACTGGCTGCGGGAAAAGGCAGCCGCATGAAATCGGATTTGCCTAAAGTACTGCACAAGGTCGCGGGTGAAAGTATGGTCAATCACGTGATTAAGGCGGCTAAGCAGGTTGCTTCAGGCCATATTCATGTCGTGGTCGGGCACCAGGCCGAAAAAGTGCAAGAAGCGATCCAAGGAAAACATATTGTGCACTTTGCCTTTCAAACAGAACTTCTTGGCACCGGCGATGCTGTCAGGACAGCGTTGCCTGACGTCGATGATTGCGTGCAACATGTTTTGGTTTTGTGTGGTGACGTTCCGTTAATAAAAACAGATACCATCGGCGACTTGGTTTCACTACACAGTAATCAAAAGGCCGATTTGACTGTTTTGGCTGCAAAGGTTAATGATCCGACCGGTTATGGCCGGATTATTCAGGGCAGTGATGGGCAGCTTCTTGCCATACGTGAAGAGGCGGATGCAACTGGTCTGGAAAAGCGGATTGATATTGTTAATTCGGGGATTTTCTGTTTTAAAAAGCAATTTCTTGAGTCTGGGCTGGGTCAAATTAAGAATAATAACAGTCAAGGAGAGTATTATCTTACTGATCTTGTGGAAGTCGCTGTGCTGAACAAAGCCAAGACATGTGTTAAAATTATAGACGATGCCGAGCAGGTCATGGGTGTTAACACCATTGCACAGTTAAACCGCATCAATAAGGCGTTTCCTGGGGTTTCGCATGAATTATCTTGA
- a CDS encoding F0F1 ATP synthase subunit epsilon → MADKFFLEVVTPQKAIVSEEIKSISAPGSEGEFCALKGHTTFLTSLKVGCIRYEDATGNERILFANGGFAEVLPDKVTILAESAERREDINLNRAKEAQVRAERRLSDKAADTDIVRAQAALQRALFRIKVAGTN, encoded by the coding sequence ATGGCTGATAAATTTTTTCTTGAAGTGGTAACACCGCAAAAGGCCATTGTCAGTGAAGAAATCAAAAGTATTTCGGCGCCTGGCAGTGAAGGTGAGTTCTGCGCCTTGAAAGGACATACAACCTTTCTGACTTCATTGAAGGTTGGTTGTATCCGTTATGAAGATGCTACTGGGAATGAGCGCATACTTTTTGCAAACGGTGGGTTTGCCGAAGTGCTTCCTGATAAGGTTACTATTCTTGCTGAATCTGCAGAACGGCGCGAGGATATAAATCTTAACCGTGCAAAAGAGGCCCAGGTTAGAGCTGAAAGACGCTTGAGCGACAAAGCAGCCGATACGGATATTGTCCGTGCCCAGGCCGCTTTGCAGCGGGCTTTGTTCCGGATTAAAGTTGCTGGAACGAACTAA
- the atpD gene encoding F0F1 ATP synthase subunit beta, with the protein MAENIGKISQVLGAVVDVEFEPGKLPAVLTALTVTNPTIGDMEDNLVIEVAQHLGDNVVRCIGMDVTDGLQRGMVVKDTGSPIMMPVGEASLGRVLNVVGRPVDGLGDISQEKMLPIHRHAPSFTEQDTSVRVLETGVKVIDLLVPFPRGGKMGMFGGAGVGKTVIMMEMVNNIAMQHGGISVFGGVGERTREGNDLYHEMKDSGVLPKCALVYGQMTEPPGARARVALSALTCAEYFRDVEGQDVLLFVDNIFRFTQAGAEVSATLGRMPSAVGYQPTLAVDMGELQERITSTDKGSITAVQCVYVPADDLTDPAPATTFAHLDGTVVLSRQIAELGIYPAVDPLDSTSRILDAAYIGEEHYNVARVVQQTLQKYKELQDIIAILGMDELSDEDKITVQRARKLQKFLSQPFHVAETFTGMAGIFVKVEDTVRSFKEIIDGKHDDLPENAFYMVGAIEDAIEKAKA; encoded by the coding sequence ATGGCTGAAAATATAGGTAAAATTTCACAGGTACTCGGCGCCGTAGTTGACGTTGAGTTTGAGCCCGGAAAACTTCCCGCGGTTCTTACCGCCCTGACTGTCACCAACCCCACCATTGGGGATATGGAAGATAATCTGGTTATTGAAGTTGCCCAGCATTTGGGTGACAATGTTGTTCGCTGTATCGGCATGGACGTAACAGACGGTCTTCAGCGTGGTATGGTCGTAAAGGATACCGGTTCCCCCATCATGATGCCGGTTGGTGAAGCTTCTCTGGGGCGCGTTCTTAACGTTGTAGGTCGTCCGGTTGATGGTCTTGGTGATATTTCCCAAGAAAAAATGCTCCCCATTCACAGACATGCTCCGTCTTTCACCGAGCAGGACACCTCTGTCCGCGTTCTTGAAACCGGTGTAAAGGTTATTGACCTTCTGGTTCCCTTCCCACGTGGCGGTAAGATGGGTATGTTTGGTGGTGCCGGTGTTGGTAAAACCGTTATCATGATGGAAATGGTTAACAATATCGCAATGCAGCATGGCGGTATCTCCGTGTTTGGCGGTGTTGGTGAAAGAACCCGTGAAGGTAACGACCTTTACCACGAAATGAAAGACTCTGGCGTTCTTCCCAAATGTGCTCTGGTCTACGGCCAGATGACTGAACCTCCCGGAGCCCGTGCCCGTGTTGCGCTTTCCGCGTTGACCTGCGCAGAATACTTCCGTGATGTAGAGGGGCAGGACGTGCTGCTATTTGTTGATAATATCTTCCGTTTCACCCAGGCTGGTGCAGAGGTTTCTGCTACACTGGGTCGTATGCCTTCTGCCGTTGGTTACCAACCGACACTTGCGGTTGACATGGGCGAGCTTCAGGAACGTATTACATCTACTGATAAAGGCTCCATTACCGCTGTTCAGTGCGTTTATGTACCTGCAGATGACTTGACTGACCCGGCACCTGCAACTACCTTTGCCCATCTTGACGGAACGGTTGTGCTTTCCCGTCAGATTGCAGAGCTTGGTATCTATCCGGCTGTGGATCCCCTTGACTCCACCTCCAGAATCCTTGATGCCGCTTACATTGGTGAAGAGCATTACAACGTTGCCCGGGTTGTCCAGCAGACGCTGCAAAAATACAAAGAACTCCAGGACATTATTGCCATTCTGGGTATGGACGAGCTGTCCGACGAAGACAAGATCACTGTACAGCGCGCCAGAAAACTTCAGAAATTCCTGTCCCAGCCGTTCCATGTAGCTGAAACCTTTACCGGCATGGCCGGTATTTTTGTAAAGGTTGAAGATACGGTTCGGTCCTTCAAGGAAATTATCGACGGCAAGCATGATGACCTTCCCGAAAATGCTTTCTATATGGTTGGGGCTATCGAAGACGCCATTGAAAAAGCAAAAGCTTAA
- the atpG gene encoding ATP synthase F1 subunit gamma: MATLKEVQSKIVSVKKTKQITSAMKMVATSRLRGSQNAMEAFKPYASKFAEVLGSIAGKSGEGASPLLVAKDEVKKVALLLCTSDRGLCGGFNINLIDKADKMLKSELSGKEVSFVCYGKKGRDWAKKQGKTIDAQYIGVVGGRVDFSVASGSGQALIDNFLEGNVDEVYLIYSEFQGMAKQVPMVKQILPIPSLDDVIKEEAAPAGDDGAFLPEHICEPSSDALLGEMLPKNVFIQIYDALLQTSTSEHAARMRAMENATKACSDLVDELQTIFNKTRQAGITSDLMDIVGGAEALKG, from the coding sequence ATGGCAACATTAAAAGAAGTACAATCGAAAATAGTCAGTGTAAAAAAGACTAAACAGATTACCTCTGCCATGAAAATGGTCGCCACTTCTAGATTGCGCGGTTCCCAGAATGCCATGGAGGCATTTAAACCTTATGCCTCCAAATTTGCGGAGGTTCTGGGATCCATTGCCGGTAAATCAGGAGAGGGTGCTTCCCCTCTTTTGGTTGCCAAAGATGAAGTAAAAAAGGTGGCCCTGCTCCTGTGTACATCAGACAGGGGTCTATGTGGTGGATTTAACATTAATTTGATCGATAAAGCTGATAAAATGCTCAAATCTGAGCTTAGCGGAAAAGAGGTGTCTTTTGTCTGCTACGGCAAAAAAGGTCGCGACTGGGCGAAAAAACAAGGCAAAACCATTGATGCCCAATATATCGGCGTCGTGGGTGGCCGAGTTGATTTCTCAGTTGCTTCCGGCTCAGGACAGGCATTGATCGACAATTTCCTAGAAGGAAATGTGGATGAAGTATATTTGATCTATTCTGAATTCCAGGGTATGGCGAAACAGGTCCCGATGGTTAAACAGATTCTTCCCATTCCATCTCTTGATGATGTGATCAAAGAAGAAGCTGCGCCTGCTGGCGATGATGGCGCCTTTTTGCCGGAACACATCTGTGAACCCTCTTCAGATGCTCTTTTGGGTGAAATGCTTCCTAAGAATGTTTTCATCCAGATATACGATGCACTGCTTCAAACCTCGACTTCCGAGCATGCAGCCCGTATGCGGGCCATGGAAAATGCAACCAAGGCGTGTTCCGATCTTGTGGATGAACTGCAGACCATATTCAACAAAACCCGTCAGGCAGGTATTACATCTGATCTTATGGATATTGTTGGTGGTGCCGAAGCCCTAAAGGGGTAA
- the atpA gene encoding F0F1 ATP synthase subunit alpha: MEIKAEEISQIIKDQIKGFDAQVDLSETGVVLSAGDGIARVYGLEKVKAMELVEFPGGILGLALNLEADNVGVAILGDDKVIKEGDMVKRTDRIASVPVGEALLGRVVTTTGEPVDGKGPITSDTYMNMELVAPGVIARKGVHEPCYTGSKAVDGMTPVGRGQRELIIGDRQIGKTAVAVDAIIAQKESGIKCIYVACGQKKSTVAQVVAALEEHGAMEYTTVVVASASESAAMQYLAPYAGCAMGEYFRDKGEHALIVYDDLSKQAAAYRQVSLLLRRPPGREAFPGDIFYNHSRLLERSAKMSDELGAGSLTALPIIETQEGDVSAFIPTNVISITDGQIFLDKDLFFAGIRPAIDVGLSVSRVGGAAQVKAMKQVAGTLRLDLAQYRELEAFAAFGSDLDAATQRQLTRGERLVELLKQPQYQPLPMYKQVTVLYAGTKGYLDAFPKEAVPAYEAGLYDFVEGRYPEIFTGLKEKEKIDDEIEAKLKECLTAYGEEFKSTL, translated from the coding sequence ATGGAAATTAAAGCAGAAGAAATAAGCCAGATAATCAAAGATCAAATTAAAGGGTTTGATGCACAGGTTGATCTGAGCGAAACAGGTGTCGTTCTATCTGCGGGTGACGGTATCGCCCGTGTTTATGGTCTGGAAAAAGTAAAAGCCATGGAGCTTGTTGAGTTCCCTGGCGGTATTTTGGGATTGGCGCTGAACCTTGAAGCAGATAACGTCGGTGTTGCTATTCTGGGTGATGATAAGGTCATCAAAGAAGGCGATATGGTTAAGAGAACCGACCGTATTGCTTCTGTCCCCGTTGGCGAAGCCCTGCTCGGCCGTGTTGTAACCACCACAGGTGAACCTGTTGACGGCAAAGGCCCTATCACTTCTGATACATATATGAACATGGAGCTGGTTGCTCCTGGTGTTATTGCCAGAAAAGGTGTTCACGAACCCTGCTACACTGGTTCTAAAGCGGTTGACGGTATGACCCCTGTAGGTCGTGGCCAGCGTGAGCTGATCATTGGTGACCGGCAGATTGGTAAAACTGCTGTCGCTGTTGACGCCATTATTGCTCAGAAAGAGAGCGGTATTAAATGTATCTATGTTGCCTGCGGTCAGAAAAAATCAACGGTTGCCCAGGTTGTTGCAGCCCTTGAAGAGCATGGTGCCATGGAATATACAACAGTCGTTGTGGCCTCTGCTTCTGAATCTGCAGCCATGCAGTATCTGGCTCCCTATGCCGGTTGCGCCATGGGCGAATACTTTCGTGATAAAGGCGAACATGCCCTGATCGTTTATGATGACCTTTCAAAACAGGCTGCTGCTTACCGTCAGGTATCTCTGCTGCTGAGACGTCCGCCTGGACGTGAAGCGTTCCCCGGCGATATTTTCTACAATCACAGCCGTCTGCTGGAACGTTCCGCAAAAATGAGTGATGAGCTTGGTGCAGGATCTCTGACCGCACTTCCCATTATTGAAACCCAGGAAGGTGACGTATCTGCATTTATTCCCACCAACGTTATTTCCATTACTGACGGCCAGATCTTCCTTGATAAGGACCTTTTCTTTGCCGGTATCCGTCCGGCCATTGACGTTGGATTGTCCGTATCACGTGTTGGTGGTGCAGCCCAGGTTAAAGCCATGAAACAGGTCGCCGGTACCCTTCGTCTGGATCTTGCTCAGTACAGAGAGCTTGAAGCCTTTGCTGCTTTCGGTTCTGATCTTGATGCAGCAACCCAGAGACAGTTGACCCGTGGTGAAAGACTGGTTGAACTGCTCAAACAGCCCCAATATCAGCCGCTTCCCATGTACAAACAGGTAACTGTTCTTTATGCCGGAACCAAAGGCTATCTGGATGCATTCCCCAAAGAAGCTGTTCCTGCTTATGAGGCTGGCCTGTATGATTTCGTTGAGGGTCGCTATCCTGAAATTTTTACCGGCCTCAAAGAAAAAGAAAAAATTGATGATGAAATTGAGGCTAAGCTTAAAGAATGCCTTACCGCCTATGGCGAAGAATTTAAAAGCACCTTGTAA
- the atpH gene encoding ATP synthase F1 subunit delta — protein sequence MKNHAVSRRYAKALILIGQEDGQAEGYNNELSAMVGLLDSNEGFEQALSNPLIGKSDRKKLLDAVIASAGFSKVMSSFLSLLFIKGRIGFLRDIAAYYSTMADELKGVVKASVVAATTLSKTNIAKIQKSLSEKTGKTVVLDVQKDASLIGGIITKIGDLVLDGSVKTQLINMRETLKKGESL from the coding sequence ATGAAGAATCACGCAGTTTCAAGGCGTTATGCCAAGGCATTGATTTTGATAGGCCAGGAGGACGGTCAGGCGGAAGGGTATAACAACGAGCTTTCCGCAATGGTTGGGCTATTGGACTCCAATGAGGGTTTTGAACAGGCCCTCAGCAATCCGTTAATCGGAAAAAGTGATCGTAAAAAGCTTCTTGATGCAGTAATCGCTTCTGCAGGCTTTTCTAAAGTGATGAGCTCTTTTTTGTCCTTGCTTTTTATTAAAGGCAGGATTGGTTTTCTCAGGGACATTGCGGCCTATTACAGCACAATGGCTGATGAACTTAAAGGTGTTGTCAAAGCTAGCGTTGTGGCAGCCACAACCTTGTCCAAGACAAACATTGCTAAAATTCAAAAGTCGCTGTCTGAGAAAACGGGTAAAACTGTTGTGCTTGATGTACAGAAGGATGCAAGCCTTATCGGCGGAATCATCACAAAAATCGGCGATCTTGTTCTTGACGGCAGCGTAAAAACCCAGCTGATCAATATGAGGGAAACTTTAAAAAAAGGTGAGAGTTTATAA
- the atpF gene encoding F0F1 ATP synthase subunit B, whose translation MKMTNWKKHLKVSATVVALVAGATVVWASGGGHGEAAHASHNVWHDVDTWKVLNFVVLALGCFFIARKPVAQFFSSRTKGIEEELTDLEQKKAEAERKLAEYEARFRNLEQESEQIVEDYIKQGEEAKKRILAEAEAQAEKLEDMAKRNIEQEFKAAKTILKQEVVELAMDQAQALIKKSITTQDQNRLVDEYLKKVEA comes from the coding sequence ATGAAAATGACGAATTGGAAAAAACACCTTAAAGTTTCCGCAACTGTCGTCGCCCTTGTGGCTGGTGCGACAGTGGTCTGGGCTTCCGGTGGCGGTCATGGTGAAGCAGCGCATGCAAGTCATAACGTGTGGCACGATGTTGATACCTGGAAGGTGCTCAACTTCGTCGTTCTTGCGTTGGGTTGCTTTTTTATCGCTAGAAAACCGGTGGCACAGTTCTTTTCTTCCCGTACAAAGGGAATTGAAGAAGAATTGACGGATCTGGAACAGAAGAAAGCTGAAGCAGAAAGAAAACTTGCCGAGTACGAAGCCCGGTTTAGAAATCTTGAACAGGAATCTGAACAGATCGTTGAAGATTACATTAAACAGGGAGAAGAGGCAAAGAAAAGAATTCTTGCAGAAGCTGAAGCCCAGGCTGAAAAACTTGAAGATATGGCTAAACGCAATATCGAACAAGAGTTCAAAGCTGCAAAAACGATTCTCAAACAGGAAGTTGTGGAACTTGCAATGGATCAGGCCCAGGCGCTCATTAAAAAATCCATCACAACTCAGGATCAGAATCGTCTGGTCGATGAATACTTGAAAAAGGTGGAGGCATAA
- a CDS encoding ATPase — protein MITVIPDISAVYQMVNFLVLLFLLNLVLYRPIRNVILERKAKIGTLNSGVEKASAGLEKQMDDYKEGLKQARGEGLKQKEVFIEEASAQEKEIITRINQKAQANFAQIKAQVAEETEQARKALEAEVEVYAKAIGEKILGRAC, from the coding sequence ATGATAACTGTGATTCCTGATATATCAGCGGTATATCAGATGGTCAATTTTCTTGTCCTGCTATTCCTCCTCAACCTGGTTCTGTACAGACCCATTCGAAATGTCATTCTCGAAAGAAAAGCCAAGATCGGCACCTTAAACTCAGGTGTTGAAAAAGCTTCGGCTGGCCTTGAGAAGCAAATGGATGACTATAAAGAAGGGCTGAAACAGGCAAGGGGTGAAGGCCTCAAGCAAAAAGAGGTGTTCATCGAGGAGGCATCTGCCCAGGAGAAGGAGATTATCACCCGGATCAATCAGAAAGCGCAGGCTAACTTTGCCCAGATTAAGGCACAGGTGGCTGAAGAAACCGAACAGGCCCGCAAAGCGCTTGAGGCTGAGGTTGAGGTCTATGCCAAAGCCATCGGCGAAAAGATTCTTGGGAGGGCATGTTGA